In the genome of Ferrimicrobium sp., the window GACGATGGGGGCTCGGGACCCAACTACTCTAGTCGGAGGTCGCGAATCTCCAGGTTGTACCCTCGGCACTATCCTCAAGGAGAATGCCACACGCCGCCACCCCGTCACGAATCTTGTCAGAGGCCGCGAAATCCTTGGCCGCGCGTGCGCTGGCCCGAAGCTCGATGACGAGTTGAAGGAGCGGATCGAGCAACGCTTTGCGATCAACGAACCCGTCCACCAGTGCGGCATCGAGTTCCCCAACCATCGACATCGCCTCCTCGGTCTGCCCCGCTGCGATCGTGGCCGCCAACTCAGTCATGGCTTGGTCGACACGATAGGCGCCCAGGGCCTCTCGAAAGCGCTGCTGTGCCGAGTTTGTCTCTTGCACCACTGTCCGCTGGGATAACGGTGTATCTTGGCGGTGAGCGAGTCCGAGGGAGTCGACATCAAGCACCGAACCGGATGGATACTCCTGGACCTGGCCATCACGGCGAAGCGTTAAGAGTCCCTTTCCGAGCACCTCCACGCGGCCCGTCGCGTCGATCGTGACACAGGTATGCTCATCGATACCGATGACCGGTACTCCATCGGGCAACTCTGCTTCAAGCATCCGCAGGCGACGATCGCCGATATAACAAAAGCGCGTGTCGTGGGTCGCCCCTTCATGGTTATCAAAGTGGGGCACAACGGCTGCCTCGATCCCAAAGACGCTCAAAAGATCGAGTCCATCCTGCCAAAAGGGATCGCTCCCTGCCTTGTAGATCTCATAGACCGGGATGGAGTAACGCCCGGTGGTCACCGCCGCCGCACTAGCAAAACAGAGGGTCACATCGCGAGCTAACTGCTCCTGCAAAATCTTTGCCGCACCGACCTGGTGCAAGTTCCCGAGCGCATAGCTAGGGCTACCAGGTCCAGCAAAGATGTAGTTCGCCGACTCTAACTCCCGGCGAAAACGCGTTACCTCCAACGCATCTGCATCCTTCGCACGTCGCAACGAAGCGACTCCAAGGTCCGTGAGAAGACTCTCAGCAAAGAAGCTCTGTGCCTTCTCGGTTAACTCATCGGCGTTCTCCTGGAACCCATAGGTGGTATCAATCAGGACCGCGCGTGCCGGCGTCTCGAGCGAGTCAAGAAGGGCGCGGTGAACCTTGACCATCGAAGGAGCGGTCTCTCCAGATCCCATCAGTGCAATGCGGGCTGACAATGTTTCCTACTCTTTCTTTACGGTGGCTTTGCCTCTACCCTAACGAATTTGAGCCCTGCCTCATTCCGTCATGGGCACCACGCCCTGGGATCCGCGCTCTGATTCCGATGTTGTCAGAGCCAACGACTAGGTGTAATGATCGACGTCGGTTACGTCTTCGCCCTTGGTGGCCTCTCGAAGCACACAACTTCCAAGGATACAAAAGGGAAGAGGAATGCCGATCACCGTCACACTACTCGAAGATGCGCTACGCGCACTGGCCATCGAAGGCGAATGGGAAAGATACCTCAAGATACAGGCACGCTTTCGTACCTACAGTGCTCGTAATGCACTCCTCATTGCACGACAGTGCCCCGGTGCCACGCACGTCGCCGGTTACCGCACCTGGCAATCTCTCGGCCGCCAGGTGATGAAGGGTTCTCGAGCCATCAAGATCGTCGCACCCATCAAACACGAGGATGGCAACGTGGGTTTTCGCACCGTCTCAGTCTTTGACCTCAGCCAGACAGCGGGAGCCGCCTTGCCCGCAACCCCTCAGCTCCTCGTCGGTGAGGACCAGGCTGGGATCTTCGACGCCCTGGTGGCTGTGGCCAAGAGTCAGGGTTTCGTAGCGTCACGAGGGGACCTACCTGATGGCATCAATGGGCTCTGCTCCCATCTCGCCCGAACGATTACGATCTCAGCGACCCTCCCGGCGCGCCACCAGGCCAAAACGCTCGCTCATGAACTCGGGCATGCTCTCTTACACGGAGAAGTGGGGGTAACCCGGGCAATCGCAGAATTCGAGGCCGAATCCGTCGCCTATCTAGTCTGTCATGCCTTTGGCATCGAGAGTGCGAGTTATACCTTTGGCTACATCATGCAGTGGGCTGGTGGACCCACCCAAGCACTCGAGGCAATCCTCACCTCAGGTGAGCGCATCCGCACCGCCGCCGAGGTCATCGTCGACGCAGCCCAGCATCACCTCGATCGCTCGATCTCACAACAGGTCGCCTAGCCGACTCGACTCTGCGATGATCACCCTTTGCACTACTCCCATAGATACCGATGGACGGTTACTATCGCCTTCCCATATCCTTACGCCAGAGTGAACGAGCAAGGATTTTCGAGTCATCCACTCGGAAGGCATACTTGCCAGCCACTTCGCGCACCTCTGCCATCAGCCCATCCGAGAGTGTCGTCGGATTCAGACCCAGTTCAAGGAAGGTATGGTTATCCACACGAAGGGTATTCTCGTCAGCCTCAAGCCTCGGATTCGCAAGGTACTCGATCTCAACCCCGGTGCGCTCAGCCACCAAGGCCGCGAGATCGCGAACCCGGTGGGTCTCGGTGACTTGGTTGAGAATACGGGGTCGCTCGCCCGCCTCCGGCGGATTGTCGATCGCCAACTCGATGCAGCGAACGGTGTCGGTGATGTGAATAAAGGCCCGTGTCTGACCACCGGTACCGTGCACAGTCAGCGGATGCCCGATCGCCGCTTGCATCAAGAAGCGATTCAAGACCGTTCCGTAGTCACCGTCGTAGTCAAAGCGATTGATCAGGCGCTCATCCACAGTCGTCTGTGGTGTCTGCGTCCCCCACACGATCCCTTGGTGTAAATCCGTGACACGAAGACGATCATTCTTCGCGTAGAAGGCAAACATCAGCTGATCGAGGGTCTTGGTCATGTGATACACCGACCCGGGGCTCGCGGGATGGAGGATATCACGCTTGACGACTCCACTCGGCGTCTCAAGCATCACCTCAAGGTAGCCCTCCGGGATGAGAGAATCATCTGACCAACCGTACCCATAGACCCCCATGGTGCCGAGATGGACGAGATGCACGGGCAGCTCAGTATCGGCGATCGCCGCTAAGAGGTTATGGGTCGCGCGAATATTGTTGTCAACGGTGTAACGCTTGGCGTCGATCGAGCGCATCGAGTAGGGCGCGGAGCGCTGCTCAGCGAAGTGGACGACCGCATCCGGTCGCTCCTCGAGAAGGAAGGCACGCAGACGATCAAACTCCGTGGCGAGGTCCATAAAATGGGTGCGAATAACCTTGCCGGAGATCTCTTCCCATGCACTGGTTCGCACGCTCAACGGAGAGATCGGGGTGAGTGACTCGGTCTCCATCTCGACATCGATCTTGCGACGGGAGAGGTTGTCGACGATAATCACCTCGTGATCACGAGAAGAGAGGTGAAGTGCAGTCGGCCAACCGCAGAAGCCATCGCCACCAAATACCACTATTTTCATGTCTGCTCACTTCCATTACTCGATGGGCATTACCAGCCCCAAAGCAGTTCGGTCTTTCGTGCCTTCAAGTACGAAAGCTCGATTCGGCAATGCGCCACCGTCTCCTAGCAAGGATAGTGTCCATCTTGACTCGATAACCCGCAAACATAGGTTTCTTGTCGCCTTAGATCGCCATCGGACGAATACTATCACTTGTCATCGAGCGTTGAGTCGATGAACATGTTAGGAGTTTGTGGTTGCACAGACGGCAGACGCCGAGGACCGGGTCGTCAACTGCAGCCTGGACACCAATGGGGCAGAAGAGCGATCGGGTCCCATCCGACTCTGCTGCTACCAACAGCGTCAATCAAGGCGAAAACTTTTTGAGCAATACTCGCTAAGTGAGCAAATCGGCTCGCCCCATACACCTAAGGTCAGATTTGGCAAACAGTGCCAGTAACGTGTTCCAATGGAAGAGTTGTAGCTCGCACCTCGCATACGAATCGCCTCGCCTAACCAATACCATAGTGAACCAGTCAGCACAGATGGGTTCCGGCAGGCATCAATCGACACCCGTTACGGTCCATCTCCTGGGACAGCCACTTCCCTATCCATCTTGGGCGCTAGAATACGTAGTGGGGAACCAGGTATTAGTGTCATCACACGAGCCAGTGTCTACCATGGCGTGAAGGGAAGCGATGCGGCCGTGCACCATAGATGAGTCGGTTTTGCCAGAGGGTGTTGCTGATGTCGCCTCTACTCTGTCTCGGTGGTCTCCTTCGGAAGCGTTTTATCTCTCGGAAGGCACTGCGCTCGCCCTGCAACTAGGCCACCGGCAGTCGAGAGACTTAGACTTCTTCACCAGGGCTCCACTTCAGCGACTTCCCCAGCTGGCAGATCTCGAACGTAGTATAAGGACAAATTATTCGTTCGAATAGATCCTTCGAACCCCTGAACAGCAAGAGTTCCGAGTTGACGGAATAGCCACCACCTTGTTGGCTTATCCGTTCCAGCATCGCGATGGTTTCTGTAGTTGGCGTGGATTGTGGGTTGCAGACCCACGTGATATCGCCATTCAAAAAGCCTATACCACCGGGCGTCGGGCCGTAGCTCGGGACTATGTCGACCTACACGCGCTACTCTGCATGGCGCAGACTATATCGCTTGGCGACCTCTTACAGGCTGCACAGATTGTCTACGGCGGAAGCTTTTCTTCGCGACTATTTCTACGACAACTGACTGACGAGAGTGATCTTATCGACGTTGATGACGCGATCCCTCTGCTGATCTCACCGTACCCTTTCAGGGCCATCATGGACGACTTGCAATCGCTCATTCGCGACTGGTTAAACGCCGAACTTGGCGAAACCGCCCCATCGAATTCGGACGATACGCAATGAGACTTCCCAAAGCACTCGGTTACCCTTTTTATCGCTATCGAACCGACAATATCGATACCAAGAGACACTTCAACCTCATCGTGATGACGGTCCTCAACGATGGGTCGCTCGATGATTGGCGATGGTTGTTTGCCTGCTACGGCTGGCAACAGATTCGAGACTGGGTTGCCGACTCCCAAAACTCCCGCTCTCTCAGTCCCGAGATGGAGACGTTCTGGACTCGCATGCTACTTGCTACACCACGCAAGCGAGATCGCTGGGCAGGCGGAAACGGCGTGCGCGTCCCCAATCCGCAGGTAGCTACCTGGTTGGAGGAGGCTGAGAATGCCCTCACAGCGTGTGCCGACAACAACGCCGAGTCGATCATCTCAATGCCCACATCGAATGCCAAGGTTAATGACCTCTGACCTCATGCTGCATCCAATACGGTGAGCCGAACTCAATTGTCTAGAGAACCGTTGCGCCGATCCACAGATGCAACTGGGTATCATACTTCGACAAATCTCGTGTTCTGCGTTAGGCTAGCCAAGCAATGAGACGAATTCTCCTTGTGGTAGCCGCGTCCCTCTTGCTGAGCGCCTGTGGCTCAGTCAGCGTCGCCAGCCACGAGCTCCCAGCGAACCACGGCTGGGTTCTCTCCTGCTCGAAGCAGAGACTCAGCGAGCCTTCCTTCTTCATCCTTGACTGCGCAACCTCGTCTCTTCTCATGGCCGACACCACTTGGACGAGTTGGGGCGCTCGCACCGCCACAGGAGTTGGCAGACTTGGTGTCGTGCCCTGTACTCCAGTCTGCAAAGTGGCTTCGATGGACTTCTATCCGCACACCGACGTCACCCTTTCGGACCCCATCACCGTCGACGGTGACGCAAGAATCTTCCACCATGTCACCCTCAGCTATACATTCGAAGGTAAGCACTACACCTTAAGCCGATCGCTTTCTTAGGGCTCTTCGTTGGTCGTTACGACCAGTATCAACGTTGGTCGTTACGACCAGTAGCAACGTTGGTCGTTACGACCAGTCAACTGAGCCGTCGACCACGATGTCTGCACGCACATCGGGGCGTTCCGCATCAAAATAGCGGTCCTCGTCACGCATCCATTGCACCCAGTAATCACGCGCATCTTCCCCATCGCGAGCAAGACCGCGCCTCAGCCGCTCCGCACGAGGAGTCTCCACCCAAATCGTCACGGCAAGAGCATCGCGAAACTGATGGCGTGAAGACGCTACCCCTTCAAGAATCACGTACTCAGCAGGAGGGACCGTTATCCACTCAGCGAGCTCCCGTGCCAACCAGTCGTATCGCTGGTAGCACGCCGGCATGTCCAGCATCAGAGGTTCTAGTACCTGTTCCCGTAGACGCTGCCACCAATCGAGGCTGTTTTCCCACGAGGCGAAATCATCCGTGTGAATCACTGCACAGTCATCAAGGACCGCCGAGATAACGGCCGCCAATGTCGTCTTACCTGCTCCACCGAGACCATCGATGGCAATAATACGGGTCTCGAACGTGGCCGGTGAGTTGGAATGCTCAATCAATTCGATCAGCCGCTCTAACTGTGACATCCTACCTCTTCCATCCTTGCATCAGCTTGCCTGCGCATCCAAGTGTAACTCGCTAGCTTCGGCACAGAAGGTCCCGTCGGTCCAAGAAGCATGCGATAGTCGCGTGGGACGACCTCTCAACACGACGGTCAATCTGAGAGCTCCGAGCGACAAGGAGAGAATGTCAGCCGAACAGATGCGAACATGAGCACTAGAATGGCCCACAGCAGCGGGGGCTCGGGTAGCCAATTTCAACAAAAGGGAAACAGGTCCATGGCGGGTCAACCGAGACAGAGCGAGAAAATGCGTCGTACCTTCCTGGCTATGGTTCTTCTTATCGCACTGTTTGCACTGCTGAGTCTCTCGAATTCCTCTACATCGACGATGCCCAGGGGGACGATGCCCAGGGGGACGAAACTCAGCGCCAGTACCACCACCGCAGGACCGGGCTACTACCTTGCCGGTAGTGGTGGGGCGACTTACGCCTTCGGGGCACCGTCCTATGGCTCCACTTACACCTATGGACTCACTGGTCTTGGTGGAGCACATCCACTCGCTGCTCCGATCGTGGCAATCATCCCGACTCCAAACGGCAAGGGCTATTGGCTGATCGCCAAAGACGGTGGGGTCTTTGACTTTGGCGATGCAAACTTCTATGGCTCCACCTACACCTATGGACTCACTGGTCTTGGTGGAGCACATCCACTCGCTGCTCCGATCGTGGGCGGTGTCGCCACCAAGGATGGTCGAGGGTATTGGCTCGTGGCGGCCGATGGTGGGGTCTTTGACTTTGGCGATGCAAACTTCTATGGCTCCACCTACACCTATGGAATCACTGGTCTTGGTGGAGCACATCCACTCGCTGCTCCGATCGTGGGGATGGCGGCAGTCCCGAATGGTGGCGGGTATTGGCTCGTGGCGGCCGATGGTGGGGTCTTTGACTTTGGCGATGCAAACTTCTATGGCAGCCTCGGAGGGCAGAAAATCTCTGCCCCCATTGTTGCCGTTGCCGTCGCCGGGCAATCCAGTCCCACGGTCTCCACCACAGCATTGCCAGGTGCGATCGTCGGTCAACCTTACACGAGTTCGATCGACGTGAGCGGCGGGGATGGCACCGTGACGGTTGCAGCAACTGGCCTACCGGCGGGACTCTCGATCACCCCGAATGGCACCCTTGAGGGGACACCGGACGTCGCCGGGCTGGCATCTGTTACTATTACCGCCACCGATTCCCATGGCACTACCACCACCCAATCGATTGAACTCTCCGTCACCAATCCCCTCCAGGGCCAGTTGTCAAGCGCCACCCCACAGGCATCCTCCAACTGGGCTGGCTACTACGTCGAGCCTGGTAGCTTCGACGCCATCACCGGCACCTTTACCGTGCCTTCGCTCGCGGCGAATCAGCCAGCATACTGCGACAGCGGACAACCGACCCCTGGTTGCTCACTCTCGGAGTGGGTGGGAATCGATGGAGCGACCAACAGTTCACTGATTCAAGCTGGCGTTGAGCTGACACCACAAGGTGATGGTACTACCTACCAGATCTACCCATGGTGGGAGATTCTGCCCAACGTCCAGACCAATGTCAACTCTCTCTCTGTCGCCGCTGGCAACCAAGTCACGGTGAATATCTTTAAGACCATGAACGCGAACAACTGGGAGATTCAGATCATCAATGACACCACCGGTGCGAGCTTCACCACCACGCAACCCTACAACGGTCCGGGTGCATCAGCCGAGTGGATCACTGAGGCCCCCTCAACCACTAGCGACACAATCCTTAATGTCCCTACGCTGAACTCTCCAGTCAACTTCACCAACCTTGGCATAGGCACCACCGGCTCAATCTCGGATGAGGTACAGACCTATCTCTGCCAAGTACTCCCTGTTCAGCCGGGGACGCTCGCCGGTGATAGTTTCCAAGTCACCCAACTCGCTGGTACTCCCCAGAGTGGCCCCTGTTCCAACGGAGCACTCGTGAACTCCACCGCTGTTCTTCATGAGTAGTACGCTTGGCCTATGAAGTCTTTTACACACGTGATGGTCGCTGGTCTTGGGGTATTGGGTGCACAGATCGCCTACCAGGTCGCCTATTCAGGAGCAAGCGTCACCGGCTATGACATCAATGCCAAGGCCTTGGCTGCTGGTCGCCAACGTCTCGAACAGCTACGAGACCGCTATGCTCGCAACCCTGGTACGCATGGTGCAGATGCTGCTGGAGTTGCCTTCGATCGGATCAAGCTCACCAGCGAGCTCAAGGAGGCTGCGACCGGCGCTGAACTCGTGATCGAGGCGGTGCCTGAGAGTCTAGAACTCAAGTGCAGCTTCTACCGGCAACTTGCCCCGCTCCTCTCGCCTACGACCGTCATTGCGACCAACACCTCGACGCTGTTGCCAAGTGACCTTGCCGAATCGACGGGGCGGCCTGATAAGTTTCTCGCGTTGCATTTTGCCAACGAGGTCTGGATTCACAACACGGCCGAGGTCATGGGGACATCGGCGACCGATCTGACCATCTATCAACGAGTCGTCCAGTTTGCCACCGAGATCGGGATGGTCCCCATCGAGATCAAGAAGGAGCAGGCTGGCTATCTCCTCAATTCGTTGCTCGTCCCCTGGCTACAGGCTGCCAGCAGTCTCTTTATGCGGGGCATCGCCGAACCCGAGATGATCGATATGACCTGGCGAACCGCGACCGGTGCGCCAAGCGGACCCTTCCAGATCTTTGATGTGATCGGCATCCGAACCGCCTATGCGGTCTCGATCGCCGGTGATCAGACGCAACAAGAGTTTGCTACCTATCTGAAGGAACACCTTCTCGATCAGGGAAAACTTGGGAAGGAATCTGGTGAGGGCTTCTACCACTACCCTCCAAAGGCCGAAGACTAACCGAATGCGCCGACGCAAGAGTGCCGTGTCTGAACCGCGCTATGTCTGAACCGCGCCGTCCCCGTCGAGTCGATCATCACTACTTGAACGACCATGCCTATGTGGATTCGAGTCGACTTGGGGCCCGGATCGCCATCTATGACTACCAGAGCCCAAAAATCGACCTCGAATACGAGGTGCTCAACGCATGTGCTCCCGTAGAGAACCTTCGCATCCTCGACGTAGGAAGTGGCAATGGACGCCACGGGCGGGCCCTGACCCGAGCCGGTGCTCATGTCCTTGCCACCGATCTCTCGAAGGGAATGCTAGGAGGCGTGGATGGCGTCTGGGCCAGAGCCCAGTCGGATGCAGAGGCGCTACCCATCGCGACTGGCTCCGTTGACCGAGTGCTCGCCGCCCATATGCTCTATCATCTTCCCCGCCCTCGAAACGCGATCGCGGAGTTTGCACGGGTGCTCAACTCGGCGGGGCGACTCATCGTCACCTCCAACACCGAATCACATCTGATCGAAGCACGGCTGCTCTGGGGCGAGCTCCTCGACGACCGCGGACTTGACACGACCAATTCGGATCTGTCACTGATGAATCTCGAGTTACCCACCGACCGCCTCCTGGCAGAGGTGCAGGAGAGTTTTATCGACGTCGACTATCGCCTACTCGCCGGTTCCATCACCCTATCCGAGCCAGCAG includes:
- a CDS encoding ArdC-like ssDNA-binding domain-containing protein is translated as MPITVTLLEDALRALAIEGEWERYLKIQARFRTYSARNALLIARQCPGATHVAGYRTWQSLGRQVMKGSRAIKIVAPIKHEDGNVGFRTVSVFDLSQTAGAALPATPQLLVGEDQAGIFDALVAVAKSQGFVASRGDLPDGINGLCSHLARTITISATLPARHQAKTLAHELGHALLHGEVGVTRAIAEFEAESVAYLVCHAFGIESASYTFGYIMQWAGGPTQALEAILTSGERIRTAAEVIVDAAQHHLDRSISQQVA
- a CDS encoding NAD-dependent epimerase/dehydratase family protein; amino-acid sequence: MKIVVFGGDGFCGWPTALHLSSRDHEVIIVDNLSRRKIDVEMETESLTPISPLSVRTSAWEEISGKVIRTHFMDLATEFDRLRAFLLEERPDAVVHFAEQRSAPYSMRSIDAKRYTVDNNIRATHNLLAAIADTELPVHLVHLGTMGVYGYGWSDDSLIPEGYLEVMLETPSGVVKRDILHPASPGSVYHMTKTLDQLMFAFYAKNDRLRVTDLHQGIVWGTQTPQTTVDERLINRFDYDGDYGTVLNRFLMQAAIGHPLTVHGTGGQTRAFIHITDTVRCIELAIDNPPEAGERPRILNQVTETHRVRDLAALVAERTGVEIEYLANPRLEADENTLRVDNHTFLELGLNPTTLSDGLMAEVREVAGKYAFRVDDSKILARSLWRKDMGRR
- a CDS encoding nucleotidyl transferase AbiEii/AbiGii toxin family protein, whose amino-acid sequence is MRPCTIDESVLPEGVADVASTLSRWSPSEAFYLSEGTALALQLGHRQSRDLDFFTRAPLQRLPQLADLERSIRTNYSFE
- a CDS encoding uridine kinase, coding for MSQLERLIELIEHSNSPATFETRIIAIDGLGGAGKTTLAAVISAVLDDCAVIHTDDFASWENSLDWWQRLREQVLEPLMLDMPACYQRYDWLARELAEWITVPPAEYVILEGVASSRHQFRDALAVTIWVETPRAERLRRGLARDGEDARDYWVQWMRDEDRYFDAERPDVRADIVVDGSVDWS
- a CDS encoding G1 family glutamic endopeptidase, producing the protein MAGQPRQSEKMRRTFLAMVLLIALFALLSLSNSSTSTMPRGTMPRGTKLSASTTTAGPGYYLAGSGGATYAFGAPSYGSTYTYGLTGLGGAHPLAAPIVAIIPTPNGKGYWLIAKDGGVFDFGDANFYGSTYTYGLTGLGGAHPLAAPIVGGVATKDGRGYWLVAADGGVFDFGDANFYGSTYTYGITGLGGAHPLAAPIVGMAAVPNGGGYWLVAADGGVFDFGDANFYGSLGGQKISAPIVAVAVAGQSSPTVSTTALPGAIVGQPYTSSIDVSGGDGTVTVAATGLPAGLSITPNGTLEGTPDVAGLASVTITATDSHGTTTTQSIELSVTNPLQGQLSSATPQASSNWAGYYVEPGSFDAITGTFTVPSLAANQPAYCDSGQPTPGCSLSEWVGIDGATNSSLIQAGVELTPQGDGTTYQIYPWWEILPNVQTNVNSLSVAAGNQVTVNIFKTMNANNWEIQIINDTTGASFTTTQPYNGPGASAEWITEAPSTTSDTILNVPTLNSPVNFTNLGIGTTGSISDEVQTYLCQVLPVQPGTLAGDSFQVTQLAGTPQSGPCSNGALVNSTAVLHE
- a CDS encoding 3-hydroxyacyl-CoA dehydrogenase; translation: MKSFTHVMVAGLGVLGAQIAYQVAYSGASVTGYDINAKALAAGRQRLEQLRDRYARNPGTHGADAAGVAFDRIKLTSELKEAATGAELVIEAVPESLELKCSFYRQLAPLLSPTTVIATNTSTLLPSDLAESTGRPDKFLALHFANEVWIHNTAEVMGTSATDLTIYQRVVQFATEIGMVPIEIKKEQAGYLLNSLLVPWLQAASSLFMRGIAEPEMIDMTWRTATGAPSGPFQIFDVIGIRTAYAVSIAGDQTQQEFATYLKEHLLDQGKLGKESGEGFYHYPPKAED
- a CDS encoding class I SAM-dependent methyltransferase, which gives rise to MSEPRRPRRVDHHYLNDHAYVDSSRLGARIAIYDYQSPKIDLEYEVLNACAPVENLRILDVGSGNGRHGRALTRAGAHVLATDLSKGMLGGVDGVWARAQSDAEALPIATGSVDRVLAAHMLYHLPRPRNAIAEFARVLNSAGRLIVTSNTESHLIEARLLWGELLDDRGLDTTNSDLSLMNLELPTDRLLAEVQESFIDVDYRLLAGSITLSEPAALVSYAASTTAAMATNELGYDLLPAFGERIREHIVREGEYRLTTEVILVTAATKRTSIASN